The Cricetulus griseus strain 17A/GY chromosome 9, alternate assembly CriGri-PICRH-1.0, whole genome shotgun sequence genome has a segment encoding these proteins:
- the LOC113838744 gene encoding zinc finger protein 420-like, with protein MKGSTLKVHQRTCIGMKLYRYKECGKSFTTGSDLKVHQRIHTGKKQYICNKCGKYFMKGSDLKIHQRIHVGEKTYKCKECGKCFTQGSNLQVHHRIHTGEKPYKCTECGKSFSNGSGLKVHQRIHTGEKPYKCKECGKSFTQGSSLQVHQRIHTGEKPYKCKECGKSYKHGSSLQVHQRIHTGEKSYKCNECGKCFMNGSNLHSHQRIHTGEKPYKCKECGKSFTQGSTLHVHQRIHTGEKTYKCNECGKCFMNSSNLHSHQRIHTGEKPYKCKECGKSFTQGSTLHVHQRTHTGEKPYKCNDCGKCFMKGSNLHSHQRIHTGERPYKCKECGNSFTKGSTLQVHQRIHTGEKP; from the coding sequence ATGAAAGGCTCAActcttaaagttcatcaaagaacaTGTATTGGAATGAAACTTTACAGATATAAagaatgtgggaagtcctttaccaCTGGCTCAGATCtcaaagttcatcaaagaatacatactgggaAGAAACAgtatatatgtaataaatgtgGAAAGTACTTTATGAAAGGCTCAGATCTTAaaattcatcaaagaatacatgtTGGAGAGAAAacatataaatgtaaagaatgtggaaagtgTTTTACTCAAGGCTcaaatcttcaagttcatcatagaatacatactggagagaaaccatataaatgtacagaatgtgggaagtcctttTCTAATGGCTCAGGTCTTAAGGTTCATCagagaatacatactggagagaaaccatataaatgtaaagaatgtggaaagtctTTCACACAAGGCTCatctcttcaagttcatcaaagaatacatactggagagaaaccatataaatgtaaagaatgtggaaagtctTACAAACACGGCTCatctcttcaagttcatcaaagaatacatactggagagaaatcttataaatgtaatgaatgtggaaAGTGCTTTATGAACGGCTCAAACCTTCATTCTCATCAacgaatacatactggagagaaaccatataaatgtaaagaatgtggaaagtctTTCACACAAGGCTCAACTCTTcatgttcatcaaagaatacatactggagagaaaacttataaatgtaatgaatgtggaaAGTGCTTTATGAACAGCTCAAACCTTCATtctcatcaaagaatacatactggagagaaaccatacaaatgtaaagaatgtggaaagtctTTCACACAAGGCTCAACTCTTCATGTTCatcaaagaacacatactggagagaaaccttataaatgtaATGATTGTGGAAAGTGCTTTATGAAAGGCTCAAACCTTCATtctcatcaaagaatacatactggagagagaccatataaatgtaaagaatgtggaaacTCTTTTACAAAAGGCTCaactcttcaagttcatcaaagaatacatactggagagaaaccatag